In Acidimicrobiia bacterium, one genomic interval encodes:
- a CDS encoding ComEC/Rec2 family competence protein, with amino-acid sequence MSRLRPKGTTFYIISAATAGIGANWARPIPLLIIVLPLTLAWLYRKPRAWALLAVIFILASHFGAKAEAGLVEPLRATYEGQATLVGDPNWFGTSLRVDLKIGNYRYEAWASGTEAARLSRLLMGEKVILRGRLGPLSPQASWLRTRHIVGRVAVAKVLTTEPASQIHGAANGLRRLLEQGSKSLGYERQALFLGLVIGDDRNQSDALADAFAGSGLTHLLAVSGSNVAFVVSLAKPLLSRLRPHPRWLVTLALLAFFVLVTRFEPSVLRAGVMAALATTGSALGFRSQTKVLLALSVMVLVMIDPFLVDSLAFQLSVAASAGILWFSEGLTKALAPFGILANPLAVTTAAQLAVAPILIPTFGSMPLAALPANILAAPVAGPVMMWGLGAGLPAGLVPPQLATVLHLPTRTMVWWIDQVARRSAQLPLGSIRMTHLVLILVAALAIRYRWYFDATAVYVRIATIVVMALAITHPVVESLRLPPPVVQAGENLTIYRSGGATVVSLGGATSPQLTLAELRETNVRHIDVLISQYGGRKSAEVAAAISEVYRPKLILAPAGHRVRGGSAPQVGDQIKVGGLMLQVGSTTPQLEVVVCQYGALAGRLPL; translated from the coding sequence ATGAGCCGACTGCGACCCAAGGGCACCACTTTCTACATAATTTCGGCCGCCACGGCGGGCATTGGAGCTAATTGGGCCAGACCTATACCCCTGCTTATAATTGTGCTTCCTCTCACCCTGGCCTGGTTGTATCGCAAACCAAGGGCATGGGCACTGCTGGCAGTGATATTCATATTGGCCAGCCATTTTGGGGCGAAAGCCGAGGCCGGGTTAGTCGAACCATTGCGCGCCACTTATGAGGGGCAAGCCACACTAGTGGGTGATCCGAACTGGTTTGGTACCTCGCTGCGGGTGGATTTGAAGATCGGTAATTACCGCTATGAGGCCTGGGCAAGTGGAACCGAGGCGGCGCGTCTAAGCCGGCTCTTAATGGGGGAAAAGGTCATTCTTCGAGGCCGCCTAGGCCCCCTGTCGCCCCAGGCCAGCTGGCTACGTACTCGCCATATTGTCGGTCGAGTTGCCGTGGCCAAAGTACTGACCACCGAGCCCGCCTCACAGATTCATGGTGCCGCTAATGGACTACGGCGTCTGCTGGAACAAGGCTCAAAATCACTAGGGTATGAACGCCAGGCACTGTTCTTGGGACTGGTTATAGGCGATGATCGCAACCAGAGTGATGCATTGGCTGACGCCTTTGCTGGGTCGGGTCTCACACACTTATTGGCTGTGTCAGGCTCAAATGTGGCTTTCGTGGTGAGCCTGGCCAAACCACTCTTAAGTCGTTTGCGCCCCCACCCGCGCTGGTTGGTCACGCTGGCTTTGTTGGCGTTTTTCGTGTTGGTTACCCGCTTCGAGCCGTCGGTTTTGCGTGCTGGAGTCATGGCCGCCTTGGCCACCACGGGTAGCGCGTTGGGGTTTCGGTCTCAAACCAAGGTTCTGTTGGCCTTAAGCGTGATGGTCCTGGTCATGATCGACCCGTTTCTGGTCGATTCACTGGCGTTTCAACTTTCAGTAGCGGCCTCGGCCGGAATTTTATGGTTCAGTGAGGGGCTCACCAAGGCCTTGGCCCCGTTCGGGATTTTGGCGAACCCCCTGGCGGTCACAACCGCGGCGCAACTAGCTGTCGCACCGATTCTGATTCCAACCTTTGGTTCGATGCCCTTAGCAGCGTTGCCGGCCAACATATTGGCAGCACCAGTGGCGGGCCCGGTCATGATGTGGGGATTAGGGGCAGGTTTGCCCGCGGGCTTGGTCCCACCCCAGTTGGCGACGGTATTGCATCTACCGACCAGAACTATGGTTTGGTGGATTGACCAGGTGGCTCGCCGTAGCGCCCAACTGCCGCTGGGCTCGATTCGCATGACTCATCTGGTACTAATTCTGGTTGCGGCCTTAGCAATTAGGTATCGGTGGTATTTTGATGCCACAGCGGTCTATGTGCGTATCGCGACCATCGTGGTTATGGCCCTGGCGATTACCCATCCGGTGGTCGAAAGCCTGCGGTTACCTCCGCCGGTGGTGCAGGCCGGTGAAAACCTAACCATCTATCGATCTGGTGGTGCCACCGTTGTGAGCTTGGGTGGTGCCACAAGTCCGCAACTTACTTTGGCTGAGCTCCGTGAGACGAACGTCCGCCATATTGACGTGTTGATAAGCCAATACGGTGGACGAAAGAGTGCCGAAGTAGCGGCGGCTATCAGTGAGGTCTATCGGCCTAAGCTCATTCTGGCACCA
- a CDS encoding PAC2 family protein, whose product MTDLYTIYPHPTFDSPVLILALEGWIDAGGASSRLTTSILEDANTIPVASFNADLLLDHRSRRPIMRIEDGVHTELVWPSIELVGLNDPHGRDVLVLSGAEPDHQWQAVARSVVSLASELGVRLIIGVGAFPAAAPHTRPALIASTTASPELVDRRGTIRSTIDVPAGIQAAIEVEAAAAGIPAIGLWAQVPHYAAGMPYPAASLSLAAKVNELGNLSFPTGTLASEATAVTNRLNKLVADNSEHTAMLRQLEEHVDEQAENLPELGTSTQAPDEADLPSGEELAGEIERFLRGQGS is encoded by the coding sequence ATGACAGACCTGTACACGATTTACCCCCATCCAACCTTTGACTCTCCGGTTTTGATTTTGGCCCTTGAAGGCTGGATCGACGCTGGCGGCGCTTCTAGCCGTCTCACGACGTCTATTTTGGAGGATGCCAACACCATTCCTGTAGCCAGCTTTAATGCCGATTTGCTGCTAGATCACCGATCCCGCCGTCCCATAATGCGCATTGAAGACGGCGTTCACACCGAACTGGTTTGGCCCTCTATCGAACTAGTTGGGCTTAACGATCCTCATGGTCGCGATGTGTTGGTGTTGTCGGGGGCCGAGCCTGACCATCAGTGGCAGGCGGTCGCAAGATCGGTGGTCTCTCTGGCCTCCGAATTAGGGGTGCGATTAATAATTGGGGTCGGAGCTTTTCCAGCTGCCGCACCCCACACTCGACCAGCACTTATCGCCTCCACCACCGCCAGCCCCGAGTTGGTTGACCGCCGCGGAACTATTCGATCGACTATCGATGTGCCTGCCGGTATTCAGGCGGCAATCGAGGTTGAAGCCGCCGCTGCTGGCATTCCAGCTATCGGTTTGTGGGCTCAAGTTCCTCATTATGCCGCGGGCATGCCGTACCCGGCGGCGTCGCTGTCGTTGGCGGCCAAGGTCAATGAACTTGGTAACTTGTCGTTTCCCACTGGCACGTTAGCTTCAGAAGCAACCGCCGTGACCAACCGGTTGAATAAGCTGGTGGCGGATAATAGTGAGCACACCGCTATGTTGCGCCAGCTAGAAGAGCATGTGGATGAACAAGCTGAGAACCTTCCCGAACTAGGTACGAGTACTCAAGCACCCGACGAAGCCGATTTGCCCTCGGGAGAAGAGCTGGCGGGTGAAATTGAACGATTCCTTAGGGGTCAAGGCAGCTAG
- a CDS encoding helix-hairpin-helix domain-containing protein produces the protein MSFSLPPAPANGETGVLSFLEEWADRVGTTPRALALATLTAVAVVLAAWLFWWKSTSSSAEISIPYAAPLPVTATSVEPLPTVLVHVAGAVKQPGVYSFEVGRRVGDAIAAAGGPAEGAELNQLNLAAPLADGTRIYIPSEGEEVVPALAMPELSSQRPENALVNINTADQATLETLPGVGPATAAAIISHRERNGAFQSIDDLIDVRGIGEAKLAAMRERVTI, from the coding sequence GTGTCATTTTCATTGCCACCGGCACCAGCTAATGGTGAGACCGGTGTCTTAAGTTTTCTTGAAGAATGGGCTGATCGGGTAGGTACAACGCCCAGGGCCTTGGCGTTAGCAACCCTAACGGCCGTGGCGGTAGTGCTGGCCGCTTGGCTATTTTGGTGGAAAAGTACCTCGTCGTCGGCAGAAATTTCTATCCCGTATGCCGCGCCGTTGCCGGTGACTGCCACGAGCGTCGAGCCGTTGCCAACCGTATTGGTGCATGTGGCAGGTGCCGTCAAACAACCAGGTGTTTACAGTTTCGAAGTTGGCCGTCGAGTTGGCGATGCTATTGCCGCCGCAGGTGGCCCGGCCGAGGGTGCCGAGCTTAACCAACTCAATCTGGCGGCACCGTTGGCTGATGGCACCCGTATCTACATTCCATCAGAAGGTGAAGAGGTTGTGCCTGCTCTGGCGATGCCCGAGCTCTCGTCGCAGCGGCCAGAAAATGCGCTGGTTAACATAAACACAGCCGATCAGGCCACCTTAGAAACACTGCCCGGGGTTGGGCCCGCCACGGCAGCCGCCATTATTAGTCATCGCGAACGTAACGGTGCTTTTCAAAGCATCGATGATCTGATCGACGTGCGTGGCATCGGCGAGGCCAAATTGGCGGCCATGCGTGAACGAGTCACGATATGA
- a CDS encoding tetratricopeptide repeat protein: MTDATLQSEVVERSLDTPVVIDLWAPWCGPCKTLGPILEDVVSRTNGEVVLAKINVDENPMASQMFQVQGIPAVYAMSGGKVVNGFVGAQPQATVEAFVNSLVPTEEDRRISALLKAGDEQSLREVLEADPGHEHAILKLAELLVGDGRNGEALEFLARIPETGETRRIAALARTGGTETGDVEARLSELLENVKADETARKEFLDLLEVLGPTDPRTAQFRKQLTARLY; the protein is encoded by the coding sequence GTGACCGACGCAACCCTCCAAAGCGAGGTAGTCGAACGTTCGCTTGACACCCCAGTGGTGATCGATCTTTGGGCACCATGGTGTGGTCCTTGCAAGACACTAGGTCCCATTCTCGAAGACGTTGTGAGCCGCACTAACGGTGAAGTTGTGCTGGCCAAGATCAACGTTGACGAGAACCCCATGGCCTCGCAAATGTTTCAGGTTCAAGGGATTCCCGCGGTCTATGCCATGTCGGGTGGCAAGGTCGTGAACGGTTTTGTGGGGGCGCAACCACAAGCCACCGTGGAAGCATTCGTAAACTCGTTGGTGCCAACTGAGGAAGATCGCAGGATTTCTGCCCTGCTCAAAGCTGGTGATGAGCAGTCACTGCGAGAAGTGTTAGAGGCCGATCCTGGGCATGAACACGCCATTTTGAAGCTTGCTGAGTTGTTGGTAGGCGATGGGCGCAACGGGGAAGCGCTCGAGTTCCTAGCCCGAATTCCCGAAACGGGTGAAACTCGACGGATCGCGGCCCTTGCTCGCACTGGGGGTACCGAAACTGGTGACGTGGAAGCACGACTTAGCGAGTTATTAGAGAATGTGAAAGCCGACGAGACGGCTCGCAAAGAGTTTCTTGACCTGCTGGAAGTGCTGGGCCCAACCGATCCTCGCACCGCTCAATTTCGAAAGCAGTTAACCGCTCGGTTGTACTGA